The nucleotide sequence CATATTCTGTCTACCTCCATCAAATAATATATTGGTTAGCAACTTCGCCTCGTGGTTCCTATGTTTTCTTTTTACAGAAAACAGCTTATTACTGCCAACTTGTATTATTCTGTAAAGCAATCTAAAATGTGATTTTTAAATTACCTAACAAAACGAAACCATTAGTAATTAAACTTGTTTGATTTCAATACCTACACCAGCTGGTAAGTTAACTGCAGTTAAAGATGAAATAGTCTTTTGAGTAGCGTCTTTAATCTCAACCATTCTTCTGTGAACTCTCATTTCGAATTGTTCTCTAGAAGCTTTGTTAACGTGAACTGATCTTAATACAGTGTGCTTCTTAATCTTTGTTGGTAAAGGCATTGGCCCAGCGATTTCCGCTCCAGATTTTTTAGCAACGTCTGCGATTTTTGCTGCTGATTGATCTAATAATTTATGATCATAAGCATTTAAATAGATTCTTAACTTTGATGCCATTTGTATATTGCACCTCCCGTCTTGTAATGTTTTATAGTTTTTAAGGTCAACTATCTTTCACAACCCAAATATTATATCACACTTTCTAAAAAATGCAAAATGTTTTTTGTGTTATAAACCTTTTTTATGACTGTGGGGATCACCAAGCTTTTTAGCGGTCCGCTTCTTAAATACTTAGTTAGTTTATCAAAAACAAGGGGAAAGATACAGGACAAAAGTCCGGTTTAGAAGTTTTTGTTTTTAGGATATTTTTTTTAATGGTACTAAATTTCAAGAAACCACACTTAACACTTTTTTATACACATATGTTTCCATATATATAGTATGTTTTTGTAGTAAGATATCTTCTTTCATTTATTTAGAAATCAAATTCAAAAACATTCTTCCCCTTACTTTCTCTTGAAAGAAAGTAACAAAATTCAATGCTTTCCGATACTTTTCTCTTGAAAGAAAAGTATCCAAAAGTTCAAGACTCATTAAAAATTTCTACTCCGCAATAAAAAAGCCTGGAAAAATCAAATCGATGCTCAAATTTTAAGTAAGTCGTTGAGTATTTTCCTGGCTTCTTCTGCATGCTTCATTTACCAAATTTTTAAAATGTCATTTTTAAATTATCACAAACCATTTATCTCCTTTTTAATTTTTTCCAGTAATCCTTTAGATTTATCTATTATTTCAAAACCTTTTCCATTCAAATTCATATCCAACAGATGATACTTCCACATTTCTTCCCATTTTTCTTCCCGCTGTGTTCCGAGAAGTTTCTCCCCTATACCTTCTATTATTTTTTTCATTTCTTTCTCGATCTCATCAGAAGGTATTTCTCCTTCTTTACATCTAACCATATTGTATATCTCTATATCTTTCTGTTTTAATTTTTCATTACCTTTAAGAGATTCAAATAAAACTTTTCTCTTCTTTTTATTTTTCAACAAATAATTATAATCTTCCAAAGTATCAACAAGCAATCTCTCCATTTTCAAAACATCTTCTCCAATATTATTTCCAAATTCCATTATTACATTTAAATTATTATCAATAAATTGACTTTTAAATTTAGTAAACACTCTAGATTCTCCCTTATAACTACCCCAAGAAGTTAAATATAATAAATTAAGTTGCATGTTACGTGCACAATCATTCTTTTCCGCCCCTTTACTATTTTCTTCCAAGACAAACTTCAAATATTTTAAAATCCCTAATTTCCTCTCCCTCTCTTTTCTTTTTTCATCTTCCCTTCTATGTTTTTCCAACTTACGAAGTTGATAATAAACTCCTACCAAAGTCAAAATAGCTCCTATATACCCTCCTAAAAATCCTAAATGTTCACTATCTTTAACTATAATAAAAATAAATTTTGGTATTAATACAAATATGATTATTCCCCAAAATAGTATATATTTACGATTCTTTTTTATCCATTTAATTTCTTCAGAAAATCGTTTCATACCCACCTCCCTGCACCCTGAAATAATTCCACTATAATACACTTACTCTTTTCTAAGGTTTTTCCTCTTAAACTGCTAATATCCTGCACTTTAGCTCCACCTTGATCAAGGAAGAAACTATCAAAAGGGAGAGATCTAAAACCAGACAACTAAAAAAAGGACTGGAAAACCAATCCAATCCTTTTAATTATAATTCTATTTTGAAGACTTCAATTTATTTAAAAACCCCAAGGCAATAACAACTGCCGAGATCATTATATACAATACTGCCTTATCGTTACTCAAGAAAAACGCCACGATTACAAACATTTGTCCTATCGCTGCTATGATTGGAGCAACCAAACCCTGGAATTTATTAACTTTCTTTTCTACAAATAATTTAAAAGAAATAAAGAATACCAATAAATAAAATGCCGAATTTAACATCATTGGGATGTCATCAATTGTAATCCCTTTTAAAGCTTCGACACTTCCAGTAGATTGGAGTGCATACAGACTGATATACATCAAAGTTCCAACAAATATGAATTTCGACGCATTAAATGGTGTACCTGTTTTTGAAAGTTGCTTTAACTTATCTGAACCAATTAGGTGTGCATCACACGCTAATTTATGCGTATAACAAGTTCCTGCCATAAATATTGCATTGGCTGTCCCTAATACAGATATTAAAACACCTGTTAACACTAATTTTTCACCCATATCTCCAAATAAATTTCTAGCAATCATTCCAACATGAGAATCTCCATATTTCAATATATCCGCCGGTGACATCAACGCATTCACTCCTACAAAATAAGCTATATAGATAACCGATGTAATAACTACCGACCATACAAATATAAAGGGAAGATTCTTTTTTGGATCCTCTATATCTTTTGAAAGAGCTCCAACTGATATCCACCCATCGAACGCAAATGCCATAGATAACATCGGCGCAAACAAAAGTGCTAGTGTCGTAGGTTCTTTCTCAAATATATTCGGAAGCACATGTGCTGATAACTCTCCTGGATTTCCAAATATAATTCCTGCTACAGCTATCACTATCAATGGAATTACTTTTATAGATGTTGAAGTAGCTGAAATTGTTGCTGCTATCTTTGTAGACACTTTATTCCATACGAACATTGCAACAAGTAATCCTATAGCTATCCCGTGAATCACTATTGGCGACCCATTTATTCCAAACAACTGAGAAAAATACCCTGCAAATACAATTGAAACAATCCCTCCTAAAATCGGAGCATAAACTACTATCTGATACCAACCAATTATAAACTCTAAAGTTCTACCTATTTTTTCTCCAAACCATTTTGAAAAATAGTGCCCGATATAACCGACAAATCCGCCTTCTATATTTTCTTGTGATGCTATTCCTGCAATAGCAACTCCTGCAAATATTAATGTAGTTGCTGTTATTAACCAAGCTAGTATTGATATAACTACATTCCCTCCTGTGACACCGATAATATTATCAGCCCTAAAAAATATCCCTGACCCCACCATAAATCCTATAGCAGTCAACAACGCTTTACTCTTAGATATTGTTTGTTTTTTCACCAAAATTTTCCTCCTATAAAATAAATTTGTATTTTTTTTACTGTCTAATATAACATTCACGCCTAATTTTGTAAACTTTTTTTCATTATAGTGAACATTTTTGTATTTTTATGCAAAAAAAAGGATTAGACTCTTTAGTCTAATCCTTTCATCACATCCAGTATATCCCCTAATTTAAAACCTCTCCTCATAAAATAGGCAACCTGTTTATCCCTCTCTTTATTCTTTACCTTATAAAATAAATCTGAAATCATCTTCTTCTCGTCCACTTTCTCCTCACCATAGATACTTTCTATAGTGGAGGAGTCTATTCCTTTAAGATGAAGTTCATACTCTATCCTCTTTCTGCCTAAGCTTTTTTTAGAATTTATATAAGACTCCGCATAACTGTAGTCATCTAAGTACCCTAACTCAGATAATTTAGAAATCACTTTTTGCAATTGACCTTCAACTGCGGAACTTCTCTTATATTTCATTCTGAACTTTTGCAGAAGTTCCCTTACCGTATAATCACGTTTAGACAATAAAAAATACGATTTTGAAAGAGCCGAATCATAGATGATATTGTGATATTCTTCTATACTAATCTCACCATCAGTTTTTATCCCATATTTAGCCTTTATATCTCTATTTATATCTATGACTTCATCATTTTCGAGATATACCTTATTCTTCTGAAATTTCAGTATTTTCATTTACAACCTTTTCCTCTATTACTGGATATAAAATCACATTTACTTCTTTCTCTATCTGACCTAAAAGATCCTTATCTTCCTCTAATCTAGCTTTTACATTCTCTCTACCTTGACCCAATCTAATATCCCCATAACTAAACCATGCTCCTGATTTGGCTACAATATCATTCTCAATACCTAGATCTAATATTTCTCCTACTCTGGAAATTCCTTTTCCATACATTATTTGAAACCCTGCTTCTTTAAATGGAGGAGCTATCTTATTTTTAGTTACCTTTACCTTAGTTTCATTACCTAAAATATCGTCACCTTGTTTTACAGATCCAACTCTTTTTATCTCAAGTCTTACCGATGAATAGAATTTTAGTGCCCTACCACCTGTTGTTGTTGTTTGAGGTCCAAATCCAAATCCGCCAATTTTTTCCCTTATTTGGTTGATAAATATCATAGTAGTTTTCGATTTATTCAGGTTAGCTGTCAATTTTCTTAACGCCTTAGACATCAATCTTGCCTGTAATCCCATTTGCTGGTCACTCATCTCACCATCGATCTCGACCTTTGGTACCAATGCTGCTACCGAGTCAACAACTATTATATCCACTGCTCCTGATCTTACTAACATATCCGCAATTTCCAATGCTTGTTCCCCAAAATCAGGTTGAGATATCAATAATTCTTCTACATCCACCCCTAAAGCCTTTGCGTATTTAGGATCTAGTGCGTGTTCTGCATCTATAAACGCAGCTATTCCACCCATCTTCTGTGCTTCTGCTATAGCATGAAGAGCTATAGTTGTTTTACCTGAACTCTCAGCCCCATAAACCTCAACAACTCTACCTCTAGGAAATCCTCCTAGTCCCAATGCTCTATCTAAATTTATACTTCCAGTAGGTATTACCTCTACATTCATATGGGCATTTTCTCCCATTTTCATTATAGACCCATCACCGTATTCTTTCTTTATCTGTTTCATCGCAAGTTCTAACGCTTTATTTTTATCTACCGTTTCTTTTTTCTTAGTCATTTTTTCTTTAGCCATCTTTTCACCTCATTTGAATTTTCTTTATAAGAATAGTTTACTATATTATCCCCTTCTTTACAATTAAAGTTATATCAATATATATATACCTTTCACCACTTAATACAGATAATCCCAGCTATACCTGATTAAACTAAAGAAAAAATTTATACCTCACATTAAAAAACCACCAAGATCGGTGGTTTTTTAATTATTATTTAATATATACCCTGAATTTATAAAGTCTAATCTTATAACTATTAAAAATTAAAAAAACCAGTCAAAAGACTGGTTTAAAATTCTATAAATTGGAGGCGACGACCAGATTCGAACTGGTGATGGAGATGTTGCAGACCTCTGCCTTACCACTTGGCGACGTCGCCGTTATTTATTATTAATCTTATATAAAATGGTGCCTTGACGCGGAATCGAACCACGGACACGAGGATTTTCAGTCCTCTGCTCTACCGACTGAGCTATCAAGGCATCATATATGGCGGGAGTGACGAGACTCGAACTCGCGACATCCTGCGTGACAGGCAGGCACTCTAACCAACTGAGCTACACCCCCATAGATGATATATAAGATTTTAAATGGTGCTCACAACTGGACTTGAACCAGTGACCCCCTGCTTGTAAGGCAGGTGCTCTCCCAACTGAGCTATGCGAGCTTTCGTTTTTTCAGAACTCATTTAGTATACTATAAGTGGTTTTTGTTTGCAAGTTTTTTTTTACTTTTTTTTAAAAAAACTATTTTTTTTTCTATAAAAAACGATTTTTTTTGAAAATCAATAGAAAATAATCAGCCTAACCCCTTGTAAAGCCTAGCATCTAATCCATCTATGTGATTTTCACCGAATATGTAAATTATAATTATAATTTTCTAAAAAAAATCAAATAATTTAACCTTCTAATTAATAATTAATAACTTTTTTCGTCCTTTGTATAATTCAAACTAAAGTTTTCCTGTCCACCTTGCCATTTGACATATTAAATACTATACTTGTATCAACAAAATTAGGAGGTATAACTCATGAACTCATACATAGTCGATACTAACGTTATAATTGCCAACCCATTCTTTATGAGGGATTTTAATGATTGTGAGATAATCATTCCTATCTACGTACTAGAAGAATTAGATAAAATTAAATCTAGAGAAGGAAACAGTGGATTTCGTGCCAGACAATTTTTTAGATTTTTTAAAGAGATCGAAAAAACTGGAAACCTTATAGAAGGAATAGCAATCAATAATAAGGTTATTTTAAAAACAGAGATTCAGGGTGACCTTTCCCTTATTCCCAATGGTTTGGACCCAAACTATGTGGATAATAAGATCTTAGCCCTTATGATGATGGCAAAATATAAAGAAAAAACCCTTTTAACTAACGATGTCAGTATGAGGGTCAAAGCTTCCTCCCTGGGGATAAAATGCCTTATCTTAGATGCTTCTGATAAACATAAATTAGATGATCTCTATACAGGGGTTATCACTTGTGAGGTTACCTCTGAGATGGTAAAAAAATTCTATACAGCTAAGGAGATCTCCCTAGAAGACCTAAAAATTAATTCTATGAACCCCAACCAATTTTTTTATGGCTATACAGAATTTTCATACAACCAGATTGTTGGTAAATTTGATGAAAAAAGAAATAAGGTTATAAGATTAAAATATGATGACGCCAAAATATACGGGATTTCTCCTAAGGATGTCAGACAAAAATTCGCTATCGACGTTCTTCTTGATCCCAAGATTCCATTTATAACAATCACCTCCAGGCAGGGGTGTGGTAAAACTCTTTTAGCAGTTGCAGCAGCCTTGGAGCAGGTATTAGAAGGCAGTCGTTATGAAAAGATATTGATCGGTAAAAATACGGCACCTGTAGATAAGTGGAGTTACCAGGGATTCACTACTGGAGATACTGAAGAGAAATTATTGACCCATTTTGCCAACTACACCACTACTTTTGAAAACATTCAGCATTTGAGAGGAAAAAAACCTCGTAAAGGGGTAGAAATTTTACAGGGATTGATGGATCAGGATAAGGTAGAAGTTTTGGATATCTCCTCTATTCTGGGATCAAGTTTTCTCAACAAAATAGTTGTAATAGATGAAGCCCAATCATTTGATATCCACGCTATGAGATCTATGATCACTAGGATAGGAGAAGGGAGTAAGTTGATTCTAATAGGGGATATCGCTCAGCAGACAATCTCTAGATTAGATCCAGACAAATCAGGTCTCTACGCATCTATTGAATGGCTGAAAAAGCTCCCAGAAACTGCCCATATCACATTAAATAAAGTTCATAGAAGTGAATTTGTAGATAAAGCCAGCTTGATCTTTGATAAGAAGATTTTTGGATAAAAGCTTTCTGATACTTTTTTTGATCCACGAATACCCAATTTATTTCTATTGAAAAAAATTAAGATGTGGAATAAAAGTATCCAAAAATTCAAGACTCTACAAAAATTATTATTTCATAATTAAAAAAGATTAGAAAAATCGAATCGCTTGCTTAAATTTACTGCAAGTCGTCGAATATTTTCTAATCTTTTCTCTCATATTTCATCTATATAATTTTTATAATGTCATTCGAGCTTCTTTTATATTACTTCGATCTCCCCCTATGAGGGTCTTATTTCAACTTTAAATTTTTACACTTAATACTTGATAAAAAAATTTATGCAATTTTATGTTTAAGTTCAAACTTTTTTTGAATATATCTCGGGAAGACAATTCCAAATAAAATTATTAAAATTCCAACCCACTGAATCATCGATGAACGTTCATGTAATATCGTCACAGAGGCCAGTGTGGCTACTGGAAGCTCTATCGATGCAAGGATCGAGGTTAAACCTACCCCAACAACAGGAACACCTATTGAAAAAAACAACGGTGGGATAATCGTTCCAAATAAGGCTACTGCTACCCCATACTTTAATAGTGGTAAAACTATTTTAATATCTCCAAGAAATGTAGGTGGGAATAAAACCACTATAAAAGTAAGAGCTCCTGTCAGCATTAATGCACTTCTTTGAATTGGATCCACATTTAAAGCTACTTTCCCACTAACAAAGGTAAAAGCTGTATATGAACATGCTGCAAGAAGTCCATAGACTATACCTAAAAATGTTAAACTACTCAATCCCCCATCAAAAACATTAGATGAAAATGCTGTTCCTATTAAAAGTAATATAATCGATATCACCTGAGTCTTAGAAGGCAATTTTTTTTCCAAAACACACTCCACTAAATTTCCCATCCATGTAAATTGAAAAAGTAACAATATAGCCATTGAAGCTGGAATTTCCTGAACAGATTTATAATAAATTATACTGGTCAATCCAATTGGAATCCCTGTAAATATCAATTTTATTGCTTCACTTCTATTAAAATTTATCCTATATTCTTTATTTATTAATTTTTTAAAAAACACCATAAGCCATAAAACTAAACACCCTATTCCTGCTTGAGAAAATACAATCTGTCCCAATGTAAATCCCTCACCATAAGCCAGTTTCACAAAAGTTGAAAGAACCCCATAACTCACAGCACCCAATAAAACAAAGATAATATACTTCGTTGTTGATTCATTTTTTTCCATCTTTCCATCTCCTAATTTTTTAATAATTCTATAAAAAAAAGGGCACACATGTGCGCCCATAGAAAGAAGATTTTTGCTCTTCTAGTAGATACTCTTTTAGCATATTTAAAAGATTATATGGAATTACTTATTTTTATATCCATTAAAAACAGTACCATAATTCCCAAACTTTTTCAATCTTTATAAAGCTCTAGTACCTACTAAAAAATTATTTCAACTTTAAATTTTTCATACTTATATCAAGGGATGTATATGAATGAGTAAGAGCTCCTGAAGAGATATAATCTACTTTCAATCCTCTAATCTCTGTTATCCTTCCTTCATCTACATTTCCTGATATCTCAACTATGGCTTTACCACCTATTATCTCAATGGCTTTACCCATAGTTTCTACATCCATATTATCCAGCATTATGATGTCTGCTCCTACCTCTACAGCTTCCCTTACCTGATCCAGACTTTCAGTCTCTACCTCTATCTTTTTAACAAAGGGATGATTTCCCCTCACAGCTAATACCGCTTTAGTCAGACTGCCACCAGCAGCCATTATATGATTATCTTTAATCATAGCCATATCCATAAGATTATATCTATGGTTATTACCTCCTCCAACTTTTACCGAATATTTTTCCAAATATCTCAAATTGGGAGTTGTCTTTCTGGTATCCATGAGTTTTATCCCTGTTCCATCTAGGACCTTCACCATCTTATTAGTTTTAGTAGCTATCCCTGACATCCTTTGAATCAAGTTTAAAGCTACCCTCTCACCACTCAGTATATTCTTTGCTATTCCAGATATCTTAGCTATAATTTCTTTGGGTTTTACCACCGATCCTTCAGTAGTCATATACTCTATCTCTACGCCACCTAGGATATCGAAAGTTCTTTTGAAGATCTCCAATCCACAGATTATCCCCTCTTCCTTAGCTATCAAGTCTACCTCACATTTAGCTTCGGCACCTAAGATCGAGTTTGTCGTTATATCATCTATTACAGCGTCTTCCAATAGTGCATCTTTTATCACCTTATCTATTAACAGAAAGTTCATCTTTCAAATCCTCCCTAACCTTTAATATCTCATCTATAACCAGTTTTTTATTTTCTTCTTTTATCTTCTCTATATCTTTACAATTTTCTATCTTCAACTTTGCCTCACCACAAGGAAGTTTTTCCTTAAAAGCCCTGTCTTTTATTATTGTTTTATTTATGTGGTCAGCTACCCTATTTCCAAATACTAAACCCTCTAACAGGGAATTACTGGCAAGTCTATTTCTTCCATGAAGTCCTGTAAATGCAATCTCGCCACAGGCATATAGACCGTCCAGGCTGGTTTTCCCATCCATATCCACAGTAACTCCTCCCATAAAATAATGCTGGGAAGTTGTTACAGGGATCATGTCTTTTGCAAGATCATAGCCCTTCTCCAATAAATTTTGATATATCCCTTTGAATCTTACCTTTAAAAAATCACCCTTTAATTTTGTAGCATCTAAATATACATAGGGTGAATCTGTCTCTTTTTTCTTTGCTTCAATACTGGCTGCAACTACATCCCGGGGTAGGAGTTCATCTACAAATCTATTTCCTTCTAGATCTCTCAATTCAGCCCCTTCTCCCCTGAGGGATTCCGATATTAAAAACCGTCTTTCACTCTGAGGATCATAGAATGCTGTAGGATGGAATTGAATAGCACCTATATTAGATATCTCTACCCCATGTTTTTTTGAAAGAGCAATCCCTATTCCCTTGAGGTTTCTTCTATTGGTAGAATTTTTAAACAATCCTCCGATACCACCAGTAGCTAAGACCACTTTATTGCCTAAAAACTCTAATATTTCATTTTTTTTATTGATCCCTATAACACCGACTGCTTTTTGATTAGATATAAGTAAATCTAATATTTCAACCTCTGAGTAAGTCGTTATATTCCTTCTTCTTCTCATCTTTTCAGCTAATGTTAAAAAAATATGTTTTCCAGTTTGATCGTTAGAATACAAAATTCTTCTCTTAGAATGGGCAGCCTCTCTGGTATACAATAGATTTCCATTATCATCTCTGTTAAAGGGAACTCCCATAGATACTAATTTTTTTATATTTTTATCTGCTTCTTCAGCTATCAATTTCACCGTTTCTAAATTATTTTCATTCCCACCTGCATAGAGAGTATCCTCAATAAAAGACTCACTGTCCTCTTTCCCTCTAACTGTGGTTATTCCACCTTGGGCTAAATATGTATTACAACTCTCTAATTTATCGTTGGTAATTATTGCAACCTTTAAATCACTGCTAATATTAAGTGCTGTGTAGATCCCTGCTATCCCACTCCCACAAATTATCACATCATAATTCATATCTACCCTCCTGCATATTTATGCATATTTAGAAGAGAAACTTTAGCTTTTTTTATAAGTTCTTCATCCATTATTACCTCACATTTTTCATCTTCCAAAGCATCTATAATCGACTCTATAAACACTCTTTTCATAGGCGAACATACCATATATGGAAAATAAAAACTCTTCTCCGGACTGTCTTTTTTCAGCTGATGATGGATCCCTTTTTCAGTCACCACAATAAGTTCTTTATTAGGAGAAGTTTTAGCATAGTTTAATATTCCAGCTGTACTCCCTACATAGGTAGAGACATCTCTTATCTCTTTTTGACACTCTGGGTGAGCTAAAATTTCTATATCTCCATGTTCCTCTATCAATTTTTTTATATTTTCCAAAGTTACTTTATGATGCACATTACATTGACCATCAAATGGAATGATTTTTTTATCTGTCTGTTCCGCTACATATGAAGCCAAATTTTGATCCGGCACAAATATTATCTCAGCAGCATCTATATTTTCAACAATTTTTAGAGCTGAAGAAGATGTACAACAAGCATCTGATACTGCTTTTACTTCACTAGATGAGTTTATATAGGTTATTACTTTGGCATTTGGATGATTTTTTTTCATCTCCAATACCAATCCAGGGGTAGCTTGGTGTTCCATACAACAAGTCGCATCTCCATGAACTGGAAACAACACTTTCTTTTTTGGTGAAAGTATCTTAGCACTTTCAGCCATAAATTTTACACCACAGTATACGATTATATCAGCATCACTGTCCCTTCCTACTTCACTTAGATAATAAGAATCTCCTACATAGTCAGCAACATCCTGTACATCTGCATTTTGATAGTAATGAGCAAGAATTATTGCATTTTTCTCTTTTTTCAATTTCTTTAATTTCTCTAACTGATTCATATCGTCCCCCATTTTTTTTAGTTTAAAATGTGTCTACAATTTAAAGTCTAATACCTTTTCCCAATAATTTCAAGGGGTAAAAGTTAATTAAAATTATAAGTTATTTTTTTCTCAATCAAGTAAGGGAGACAAAAAATACTTTTTCTTGTAACGAATGACCTACAACTCTTTCTAGTGAAAAAATTAACTTTTATCATGGTTTTATTTTTAGAAAAAAATTCCCAGTTATTTTCATAACTGGGAATAATCTTAATTATTTTTTACTTTTTAACTCTTCGATCTTCATCCATGAATCATTTTCTATCATCGCAACGTTTATCGTTATTTTCTTACCCATCTTTGTTTTAAATTCTTTAACAACCTTTTTTTCTATTCCATCGGCACCTTTAAACCTAACCTCTATAGTATGGTTAACCCCCTTTAGATACTCTCTTTTTTTCTTCTTTTTCTTTATCTTAACTTCTTTTTTTCCATCTAGGATATAGTAGGCATTTTTAGGAGTATATTTTTCTCCTTTATTCTCTATAAATACTGCATGTTCCTTCCCGCTTATAAATAAAAATATTCCCAAAAGGATCATAGCTAGAACAACCCCTATTCTAGTAGCAATAGTTTTCATTATTTTTCACCTCCAGAAAGCTGTATATCCATCATCTTCTTCCTTTCAGCTTTATTCTCCTGTTCCCTTCTCCATTGATGTAATACCAGAGTCAAGGCTATTATTCCGTAGGAAATAAATACCCTGAAAAATTCTCCTATTTGAGCTGAGCCTACCAATTCCTTTCCTGCCCTTGGTGATATCACAAACATCAGATGAAATAATACTATCCCACCTAAGGCGTTAGGTATACTGGCTTTTGCAGCTGTTGCCCCACCTATTAGGATTGCTGCGATAGAGAACATCCCTATCTGTTCGTGACTGTTATATGTATTCATTGTTCCTATATTTTGCAAAAATATTATCTGACCTATAGAGGCTAATACAGTAGATATTACAATGGATAAGATCCTCGTTTTTTCTACAGCTATTCCTGCTGATTTGGCTATCTCCATATCCTGACCAATAGCTCTCATGTCTTGACCTAACTTTGTCTTCCTAAACCAGACTATAAATAAACATAGGGCTCCTATTATTAATATAGTCAAAAGAGGAATTGTAAATTCTCCTACCTTTACAACCATAGATTTATCTAATACCTGACGAATGCTCTTTAAGTCAATGGCATTTCTGATCCCGTATCCACGGCTCAATATTATTTTTTTATTTGTCATAGGAATGATATTTCCCATCCCATATAAAACTATCAGCTGATAGACACCATTTATAAAAAATCCCATGATTATAGAAGTTATCATCTCTCTACCCTTGGCTTTATTTAATATATATCCACCTAGGATACCCAATAAGACAGCAATAGGTAATGAGATTATGACTGCTAATAAAATTCCC is from Psychrilyobacter atlanticus DSM 19335 and encodes:
- the nadC gene encoding carboxylating nicotinate-nucleotide diphosphorylase, which translates into the protein MNFLLIDKVIKDALLEDAVIDDITTNSILGAEAKCEVDLIAKEEGIICGLEIFKRTFDILGGVEIEYMTTEGSVVKPKEIIAKISGIAKNILSGERVALNLIQRMSGIATKTNKMVKVLDGTGIKLMDTRKTTPNLRYLEKYSVKVGGGNNHRYNLMDMAMIKDNHIMAAGGSLTKAVLAVRGNHPFVKKIEVETESLDQVREAVEVGADIIMLDNMDVETMGKAIEIIGGKAIVEISGNVDEGRITEIRGLKVDYISSGALTHSYTSLDISMKNLKLK
- a CDS encoding APC family permease, producing MKKQTISKSKALLTAIGFMVGSGIFFRADNIIGVTGGNVVISILAWLITATTLIFAGVAIAGIASQENIEGGFVGYIGHYFSKWFGEKIGRTLEFIIGWYQIVVYAPILGGIVSIVFAGYFSQLFGINGSPIVIHGIAIGLLVAMFVWNKVSTKIAATISATSTSIKVIPLIVIAVAGIIFGNPGELSAHVLPNIFEKEPTTLALLFAPMLSMAFAFDGWISVGALSKDIEDPKKNLPFIFVWSVVITSVIYIAYFVGVNALMSPADILKYGDSHVGMIARNLFGDMGEKLVLTGVLISVLGTANAIFMAGTCYTHKLACDAHLIGSDKLKQLSKTGTPFNASKFIFVGTLMYISLYALQSTGSVEALKGITIDDIPMMLNSAFYLLVFFISFKLFVEKKVNKFQGLVAPIIAAIGQMFVIVAFFLSNDKAVLYIMISAVVIALGFLNKLKSSK
- a CDS encoding EamA family transporter, giving the protein MEKNESTTKYIIFVLLGAVSYGVLSTFVKLAYGEGFTLGQIVFSQAGIGCLVLWLMVFFKKLINKEYRINFNRSEAIKLIFTGIPIGLTSIIYYKSVQEIPASMAILLLFQFTWMGNLVECVLEKKLPSKTQVISIILLLIGTAFSSNVFDGGLSSLTFLGIVYGLLAACSYTAFTFVSGKVALNVDPIQRSALMLTGALTFIVVLFPPTFLGDIKIVLPLLKYGVAVALFGTIIPPLFFSIGVPVVGVGLTSILASIELPVATLASVTILHERSSMIQWVGILIILFGIVFPRYIQKKFELKHKIA
- a CDS encoding PhoH family protein, translated to MNSYIVDTNVIIANPFFMRDFNDCEIIIPIYVLEELDKIKSREGNSGFRARQFFRFFKEIEKTGNLIEGIAINNKVILKTEIQGDLSLIPNGLDPNYVDNKILALMMMAKYKEKTLLTNDVSMRVKASSLGIKCLILDASDKHKLDDLYTGVITCEVTSEMVKKFYTAKEISLEDLKINSMNPNQFFYGYTEFSYNQIVGKFDEKRNKVIRLKYDDAKIYGISPKDVRQKFAIDVLLDPKIPFITITSRQGCGKTLLAVAAALEQVLEGSRYEKILIGKNTAPVDKWSYQGFTTGDTEEKLLTHFANYTTTFENIQHLRGKKPRKGVEILQGLMDQDKVEVLDISSILGSSFLNKIVVIDEAQSFDIHAMRSMITRIGEGSKLILIGDIAQQTISRLDPDKSGLYASIEWLKKLPETAHITLNKVHRSEFVDKASLIFDKKIFG
- a CDS encoding regulatory protein RecX → MKILKFQKNKVYLENDEVIDINRDIKAKYGIKTDGEISIEEYHNIIYDSALSKSYFLLSKRDYTVRELLQKFRMKYKRSSAVEGQLQKVISKLSELGYLDDYSYAESYINSKKSLGRKRIEYELHLKGIDSSTIESIYGEEKVDEKKMISDLFYKVKNKERDKQVAYFMRRGFKLGDILDVMKGLD
- the recA gene encoding recombinase RecA — translated: MAKEKMTKKKETVDKNKALELAMKQIKKEYGDGSIMKMGENAHMNVEVIPTGSINLDRALGLGGFPRGRVVEVYGAESSGKTTIALHAIAEAQKMGGIAAFIDAEHALDPKYAKALGVDVEELLISQPDFGEQALEIADMLVRSGAVDIIVVDSVAALVPKVEIDGEMSDQQMGLQARLMSKALRKLTANLNKSKTTMIFINQIREKIGGFGFGPQTTTTGGRALKFYSSVRLEIKRVGSVKQGDDILGNETKVKVTKNKIAPPFKEAGFQIMYGKGISRVGEILDLGIENDIVAKSGAWFSYGDIRLGQGRENVKARLEEDKDLLGQIEKEVNVILYPVIEEKVVNENTEISEE
- the rpsJ gene encoding 30S ribosomal protein S10, with the protein product MASKLRIYLNAYDHKLLDQSAAKIADVAKKSGAEIAGPMPLPTKIKKHTVLRSVHVNKASREQFEMRVHRRMVEIKDATQKTISSLTAVNLPAGVGIEIKQV